From one Triticum urartu cultivar G1812 chromosome 3, Tu2.1, whole genome shotgun sequence genomic stretch:
- the LOC125547446 gene encoding uncharacterized protein LOC125547446 gives MPSARPAVLLVAALCLWWSATGALADGGNGTVCLCTGPQCVPPCPVPGTPPTTSPTQFPFCPQRPPAVGPFPWEQQPPASPRSGSGFPQDAGFLAAAAASPARNPAAWLAVAALCSAFLLLLH, from the coding sequence ATGCCGTCTGCGCGGCCGGCGGTCTTGCTCGTCGCGGCCCTTTGTCTATGGTGGTCGGCGACCGGCGCGCTGGCGGACGGCGGCAACGGCACGGTGTGCCTGTGCACGGGCCCGCAGTGCGTGCCGCCCTGCCCCGTCCCGGGGACGCCGCCGACGACGTCGCCCACGCAGTTCCCCTTCTGCCCGCAGCGGCCGCCGGCGGTCGGGCCCTTCCCCTGGGAGCAGCAGCCGCCGGCGTCgccgaggtcggggtcggggttcCCTCAGGACGCGGGCTTCCTCGCGGCAGCAGCGGCCAGCCCCGCTAGGAATCCGGCGGCGTGGCTGGCGGTGGCCGCCTTGTGCTCTGCTTTCCTGCTGCTCCTGCACTAG
- the LOC125542248 gene encoding leucine-rich repeat extensin-like protein 3, protein MARRTAQRCGLLLVVALLAVVAVADDSGEKCTGECGNPCGIPCTYSSPPPPEPALPPPVYYPPPAPVYSPPPPEAVYPPPTPTADCPPPPTEGYTPAPYTPTPSTPSGGYTPTTPSGGYNPTPSGGGYNPTPSGWFTPPNLPSYLTPPGPLYPQDPGFRPNAAPGVSASWRAAALAALTVAGALAL, encoded by the coding sequence ATGGCGAGGCGGACGGCGCAGCGGTGCGGGCTGCTGCTGGTGGTGGCGCTCCTCGCGGTGGTCGCCGTGGCGGACGACAGCGGCGAGAAGTGCACGGGCGAGTGCGGGAACCCGTGCGGCATCCCGTGCACCTACTccagcccgccgccgccggagccggcGCTGCCCCCGCCCGTCTACTACCCGCCGCCGGCGCCCGTCtactcgccgccgccgcccgaggccgtcTACCCGCCGCCCACGCCCACCGCCGACTGCCCGCCGCCCCCCACCGAGGGCTACACGCCCGCGCCCTACACGCCCACGCCGTCCACACCGTCCGGCGGGTACACCCCGACGACGCCCTCCGGCGGGTACAATCCGACTCCGTCGGGTGGCGGGTACAACCCCACGCCGTCCGGGTGGTTCACGCCGCCCAACTTGCCGTCGTACCTGACCCCGCCGGGGCCGCTCTACCCGCAGGACCCTGGGTTCCGGCCCAACGCCGCGCCGGGCGTCTCCGCGTCATGGCGCGCGGCGGCCCTCGCGGCTTTGACGGTCGCCGGCGCCCTGGCCTTGTGA